The Acidobacteriota bacterium genome contains a region encoding:
- a CDS encoding ATP-binding protein — protein MQDLHLIAGIGLAICLALAALLAAVGLWAGLFSSTRAPESPRLMPDRHSQLIDHSRWLAQLRWVAAGCVFVLILLAVPLFDLLPLWTLPRLLAWLLVLVVANAIFSWRIEQQKRPEQMMALQVGLDLVVLTGLLNASGGVENPLYFGYVFPIIVGATLLSERYAFALTLFGCLLFCLLSVGEALHILPHVTLDLFPHSNAGTAHASHDASFVAGKSVSLVVLVLVSSYLTALLRRRLRESEEAVSRSAREARLEHERLESMVQAAGVGMIVVEPRLRIRWFSRRASSWLGWSQGVIGQRCPLFEAENGCRECVALEALQTGRPAESERELANGNSGTRYFRHAAEPVRDRGGRVFQVVELVEDITRRKALETEAVHAGKLSVLGQLAAGLAHEIGNPIASLTTRLERMERRRDQDFIEESLTVFRSQIERIGRTIRNVSAFSRLPPQERRRYPVNAIIVDALELLRLDPRVRRIKFEQRLIEPSPEIFAVRDQISQVILNLLLNSIEAISGDGTIRIESRLEKGQVMVDISDTGSGIPLELKSQVFEPFITTKAEGVGLGLAITKSLIQAHGGTIDVDSEAQRGTCFSVTLPRSDTGSSKSAAAGVER, from the coding sequence ATGCAGGATTTGCACTTGATAGCCGGGATCGGCCTAGCGATATGCCTCGCCTTGGCGGCGCTGCTCGCGGCAGTCGGACTGTGGGCGGGGCTCTTCTCCTCCACCCGGGCACCAGAGAGTCCCCGCCTGATGCCCGACCGTCATTCCCAGCTTATCGACCATTCGCGATGGTTGGCACAGCTGCGATGGGTCGCCGCAGGCTGTGTGTTCGTGCTGATCCTCCTTGCAGTCCCTCTATTCGATCTGCTTCCGCTGTGGACTCTTCCTCGACTTCTTGCTTGGCTTCTGGTCCTGGTGGTGGCCAATGCCATTTTCAGCTGGCGAATCGAGCAGCAGAAGAGGCCAGAGCAGATGATGGCCCTCCAAGTCGGCCTCGATCTCGTGGTGCTGACCGGATTGCTGAATGCTTCGGGCGGCGTCGAAAATCCCCTCTATTTCGGCTATGTATTTCCCATCATCGTGGGAGCCACGCTGCTTTCGGAGCGATACGCCTTCGCGCTCACCCTCTTCGGCTGCCTCTTGTTCTGCCTTCTGAGCGTGGGTGAAGCCCTGCACATTCTGCCGCACGTGACGCTGGATCTTTTTCCGCATTCGAACGCCGGAACGGCACACGCTTCTCACGACGCGAGCTTCGTCGCCGGCAAGAGTGTTTCCCTCGTGGTCCTCGTCCTGGTGTCTTCCTACCTCACCGCGCTCCTTCGCCGGCGCCTCCGAGAAAGTGAAGAAGCGGTCTCGAGATCGGCCCGCGAGGCGCGTCTCGAGCATGAGCGACTCGAAAGTATGGTGCAGGCCGCGGGCGTGGGCATGATCGTGGTCGAGCCGAGACTTCGCATTCGCTGGTTCAGCAGGAGGGCCAGTAGCTGGCTTGGCTGGTCGCAGGGCGTCATCGGCCAGCGCTGCCCACTCTTCGAAGCCGAAAACGGTTGTCGTGAATGCGTGGCTCTCGAGGCCTTGCAAACGGGTCGGCCAGCAGAATCCGAGCGGGAGCTCGCGAATGGCAACTCGGGTACTCGCTACTTTCGACACGCGGCGGAACCGGTTCGAGATCGCGGCGGTCGGGTCTTCCAGGTGGTCGAGCTGGTTGAAGACATCACGCGGCGAAAAGCCCTCGAGACAGAGGCCGTGCATGCTGGAAAGCTTTCGGTCCTAGGCCAGCTCGCGGCCGGCCTTGCGCACGAGATCGGTAACCCGATCGCTTCCTTGACGACTCGCCTCGAACGCATGGAACGCCGTCGCGACCAGGATTTCATCGAGGAGAGTCTCACGGTGTTCCGGAGTCAGATCGAGCGCATCGGCCGCACCATTCGCAACGTCTCGGCGTTCTCCCGCCTGCCCCCACAAGAGAGGAGGCGATATCCGGTTAACGCGATCATCGTCGATGCTCTGGAGCTACTGCGCCTGGACCCGCGTGTTCGGCGGATCAAGTTCGAACAGCGACTGATCGAACCCTCCCCCGAGATTTTCGCCGTGCGAGATCAAATTTCACAAGTCATCTTGAATTTGCTTCTCAACTCCATCGAAGCCATTTCCGGCGACGGAACGATTCGCATTGAATCGCGGCTCGAGAAAGGCCAGGTCATGGTCGACATCAGCGATACTGGTTCGGGGATCCCGCTCGAGCTCAAGAGTCAGGTCTTCGAACCTTTCATCACCACCAAGGCGGAGGGCGTAGGTCTCGGCCTGGCAATCACCAAGAGCTTGATTCAGGCGCATGGAGGCACGATCGACGTTGACAGTGAAGCGCAGCGTGGAACCTGCTTTTCCGTGACTCTGCCGCGAAGTGATACCGGGTCCTCAAAGAGTGCTGCTGCCGGAGTCGAGCGATGA
- a CDS encoding TolC family protein → METKVTMLSRKVESRSTYFRWTLPWIRFGVWLLVGFGLTQPLVLSASSPARPTDPQRPDDQAQGQALDELLADAARFNPRLRAAYDRWQAALERIEQADVLPDPQAHFAYFIESVETRVGPQEQKLGVTQKVPWPSKLGLRLEVAVEAARVAEQRYQVIKLRLFYDIKDAYYELYYLARAISITEDNIALLGHLESVAQANFMVGAPVSGVVKAQLELGKLDDRLRTLQDLREPALARLNAALGRPADAPVRWPERVPDRELELEDQLVFESLTERNPELLALDHEIERTSKAIALARTAFRPDFNFGLDWVSTGDAINPALPGSGQDPLVARVSVTLPIWRSKYRSAVREAERRRGAARGARADAEFGLEARVELALFRFHDAERKIDLYRDTLVPLSEASLEVAQQAYEAGKEDFLDVIDAQRQLLELQLALERSLAFREQRLAEVEMLAGRPLAGGASQGDPP, encoded by the coding sequence ATGGAAACGAAGGTCACGATGCTCTCTAGGAAAGTGGAATCGAGATCGACATACTTCAGATGGACTTTGCCTTGGATCCGCTTCGGCGTTTGGCTCCTGGTCGGGTTTGGGCTGACGCAACCGCTGGTGCTCTCTGCTTCGTCCCCTGCTCGACCGACGGACCCACAACGACCCGATGATCAGGCCCAAGGGCAGGCCCTCGACGAGCTTCTCGCCGACGCCGCACGATTCAATCCGCGACTTCGAGCCGCCTACGACCGCTGGCAGGCGGCGCTCGAGAGGATCGAGCAGGCCGACGTGCTACCTGATCCGCAGGCCCACTTCGCCTATTTCATCGAATCGGTGGAGACGCGAGTCGGCCCCCAGGAGCAGAAGCTCGGCGTGACCCAGAAGGTGCCGTGGCCGTCGAAGCTAGGGCTTCGCCTGGAGGTCGCGGTCGAGGCCGCGCGTGTCGCCGAGCAGCGCTACCAGGTGATCAAGCTGCGGCTCTTCTATGACATCAAGGACGCCTACTACGAGCTCTACTATCTGGCTCGAGCGATCTCCATCACCGAAGACAACATCGCTCTTCTCGGGCACCTGGAAAGCGTGGCCCAGGCCAATTTCATGGTCGGCGCCCCGGTTTCCGGTGTCGTCAAGGCCCAGCTCGAGCTGGGCAAGCTCGATGACCGGCTCCGCACCCTCCAGGATCTCCGCGAGCCCGCCCTCGCCCGCTTGAATGCCGCGCTCGGCCGTCCAGCCGACGCGCCCGTTCGCTGGCCGGAGCGTGTGCCGGACCGGGAGCTCGAGCTGGAAGATCAGCTCGTCTTCGAATCCCTGACCGAGCGCAATCCTGAGCTGCTCGCCCTCGACCACGAGATCGAGCGCACTAGCAAGGCGATCGCCCTGGCGCGGACGGCCTTCCGGCCTGACTTCAATTTTGGTCTCGACTGGGTTTCAACCGGGGACGCGATCAATCCCGCACTCCCTGGCAGCGGGCAGGATCCCCTGGTGGCCAGGGTCTCGGTGACCCTGCCGATCTGGAGGTCCAAGTACCGATCCGCCGTGCGCGAGGCCGAGCGGCGACGCGGGGCCGCACGCGGCGCTCGGGCCGATGCGGAATTCGGCCTCGAAGCCCGGGTCGAGCTGGCGCTCTTCCGATTCCATGATGCCGAACGAAAGATCGATCTCTACCGCGACACCCTGGTGCCGCTTTCCGAAGCCTCCCTCGAGGTCGCCCAGCAGGCCTACGAAGCAGGCAAGGAGGACTTCCTCGACGTGATCGACGCGCAGCGACAACTGCTCGAGCTTCAGCTCGCCCTCGAGCGCAGCCTCGCCTTTCGAGAACAGCGCCTGGCCGAGGTCGAGATGCTGGCGGGCCGGCCGCTCGCCGGCGGAGCTTCCCAAGGAGACCCACCATGA
- a CDS encoding APC family permease codes for MEETYREGSLSLTGAVAMGTGVMIGAGIFALTGQVAELAGPLFPLAFLVAAIVSGFSAYSYVMMSRSYPSAGGIAMFLKEAYGRSLMTGACALLMLLSMIINQSLVARTFGTYALQPFNVDKGSILVPVIGVALIGVAFLVNVAKNEVISRISLVAAFFKIGGIVAFALITLWAADFGFAAADAESAARQGGLGGFIAAVALGILAYKGFTTITNDGDELEDADKNIGRAIVISMSICLVVYLLVAWAVGSNLSIEEIVKAKDYSLAEAARPALGSVGLWLTVAVALIATASGVMASIFAVSRMLAMVTKMELIPHRHFGMGGRIQTHTLVYTVMLASLLTIFFDLSRIASLGAIFYLVMDFAVHWGVFRHLRQEVGARGWVLITAMGLDVIVLAAFLWSKASSDPTIVFWGIGGVLAVFAAERLFLWHHEYSEGEDPNYSSPSENGE; via the coding sequence ATGGAAGAGACCTACAGAGAAGGCAGCCTGAGCCTGACAGGTGCGGTCGCCATGGGAACCGGCGTAATGATCGGAGCCGGCATTTTCGCCCTGACGGGGCAGGTGGCCGAGCTCGCGGGGCCGCTCTTTCCGCTCGCTTTTTTGGTCGCGGCAATCGTCAGCGGCTTCAGCGCCTACAGCTACGTGATGATGTCCCGCTCCTATCCTTCGGCCGGCGGCATCGCCATGTTCTTGAAGGAAGCCTACGGCCGAAGCTTGATGACCGGCGCTTGCGCGCTCCTGATGCTGCTTTCGATGATCATCAACCAGAGCCTGGTCGCCCGTACCTTCGGAACCTATGCTCTCCAGCCCTTCAACGTCGACAAGGGCTCGATCCTGGTGCCGGTGATCGGCGTGGCGCTGATCGGCGTTGCCTTCCTGGTCAACGTCGCCAAGAACGAGGTCATCAGCCGTATCTCGCTGGTCGCCGCATTCTTCAAGATCGGCGGCATCGTCGCCTTCGCACTGATCACGCTGTGGGCCGCCGACTTCGGCTTTGCGGCAGCCGATGCGGAGAGCGCGGCCAGGCAGGGCGGCCTTGGCGGCTTCATTGCTGCTGTCGCGCTCGGTATCTTGGCCTACAAGGGCTTTACGACGATCACCAACGACGGCGACGAGCTAGAGGACGCTGACAAGAATATCGGTCGAGCCATCGTCATCTCGATGTCGATCTGCCTGGTGGTCTACCTGCTCGTCGCCTGGGCCGTGGGCTCGAATCTCTCGATCGAAGAGATCGTCAAGGCCAAAGACTACTCGCTCGCCGAGGCGGCCCGGCCCGCGCTCGGGAGCGTCGGGCTGTGGCTCACCGTCGCGGTGGCCCTCATCGCCACCGCCTCGGGCGTGATGGCCAGCATCTTCGCCGTCTCGCGTATGCTCGCCATGGTCACCAAGATGGAGCTCATACCGCACCGGCACTTTGGTATGGGCGGGCGTATTCAGACCCACACGCTGGTCTACACGGTGATGCTCGCCAGCCTGCTGACGATCTTCTTCGACCTGAGCCGGATCGCGTCCCTGGGAGCGATCTTCTACCTGGTCATGGACTTCGCGGTCCATTGGGGCGTCTTTCGTCACCTGCGCCAGGAAGTCGGAGCCCGCGGCTGGGTCCTGATCACCGCGATGGGTCTCGATGTCATCGTGCTGGCCGCTTTCCTGTGGAGCAAGGCATCGAGCGATCCGACGATCGTGTTCTGGGGAATCGGCGGTGTCTTGGCCGTCTTCGCCGCGGAGAGGCTCTTCCTCTGGCACCACGAGTACTCCGAGGGTGAAGATCCCAACTACAGCAGCCCAAGCGAGAACGGCGAGTAG
- a CDS encoding sigma-54 dependent transcriptional regulator: MKAHLLIIDDEPIFREDLASLLRDEGYQCRTAADGEAGLEAVRIDEPDLVVCDLSMPGMDGVGVVDHLATEHPDVAVLLATAHGSLESALTAFRKGVADYLLKPLNHQELLVKINRCLEKRKLDREVRFLRRQVSQADEGTRLIGGSASIEKVRKLIRHVAPTDTSVLVTGETGTGKEVVARSIHELGSGLDAPFVAVNCAALPRELMESELFGHRRGAFSGAIRDKPGMFELASGGSLFLDEIGELPLELQPKLLRALEQREVMPIGGVRPIPTRLRLITATHRNLQERVQSGEFRQDLYYRIRVMEIALPALREHRSDIPGLIEHLLVRINARLKKHVLGVDEAALRVLMAADWPGNVRELENALERAVLLAEGQILGLGDLPEDLVSSDTDVEASQELRTAVRAYEREHIQRVLAATGGNREEAARLLGINPSTLYRRLQRPGLD, from the coding sequence ATGAAAGCACACCTCTTGATCATCGATGATGAACCTATTTTCCGCGAAGATCTCGCCAGCCTGCTGAGGGACGAAGGCTACCAGTGCAGGACGGCCGCCGACGGGGAAGCGGGTCTCGAGGCGGTCCGAATCGACGAGCCTGACCTGGTGGTCTGTGATCTCTCGATGCCCGGCATGGATGGAGTCGGGGTCGTCGATCATCTGGCCACGGAACATCCTGATGTCGCAGTCTTGCTCGCGACCGCACACGGTTCGCTGGAAAGCGCGCTCACCGCTTTCCGCAAGGGGGTGGCGGATTACCTGCTCAAACCACTCAATCATCAAGAGTTGCTGGTCAAGATCAACCGCTGTCTCGAAAAGCGAAAGCTCGATCGCGAGGTCCGGTTTCTGCGCCGACAAGTATCCCAAGCCGACGAGGGAACTCGACTGATCGGAGGGAGCGCTTCGATCGAGAAGGTTCGCAAGCTGATTCGTCACGTCGCGCCGACCGACACCTCTGTGCTCGTGACCGGGGAAACGGGCACTGGAAAAGAGGTCGTAGCCCGGTCGATCCACGAGCTCGGTTCCGGTCTCGACGCTCCCTTCGTGGCGGTGAATTGCGCGGCTCTTCCTCGCGAGTTGATGGAGAGCGAGCTCTTCGGGCACCGCAGGGGGGCCTTCAGCGGCGCGATCCGAGACAAGCCGGGCATGTTCGAGCTGGCCTCCGGAGGCAGTCTGTTCCTGGATGAGATCGGCGAGCTACCCCTCGAGCTTCAGCCAAAGCTGCTGCGCGCCCTCGAGCAGCGCGAAGTCATGCCGATTGGCGGCGTGCGGCCGATTCCGACGCGGCTGCGCTTGATTACAGCGACCCATCGGAACCTCCAGGAACGCGTGCAATCCGGTGAGTTCCGCCAGGATCTCTACTACCGGATCAGGGTGATGGAGATTGCACTGCCTGCGCTGCGAGAACATCGCTCGGACATACCGGGGTTGATCGAGCATTTGTTGGTTCGGATCAACGCCCGTCTGAAAAAGCATGTTCTCGGGGTCGACGAAGCAGCCCTACGAGTCCTCATGGCTGCTGATTGGCCGGGCAACGTCCGCGAGCTGGAGAATGCACTCGAGCGAGCGGTTCTGCTGGCCGAAGGGCAGATTCTCGGGCTGGGGGACTTACCCGAGGACCTCGTCAGCTCTGACACCGACGTCGAAGCATCGCAGGAATTGAGGACAGCCGTTCGGGCCTACGAGAGAGAGCACATCCAGAGAGTCCTGGCGGCGACAGGCGGCAATCGAGAGGAAGCGGCACGTCTTCTTGGGATCAATCCATCAACGCTCTACCGGCGGCTCCAGCGGCCGGGCCTCGATTGA
- a CDS encoding DUF305 domain-containing protein: MENSHQSSGSYRRFFIMIGTSMIAMFFLMYLHSYQILDHAWFSETRFFMTLIMGGAMMAIMLGFMLHMYKKRQANIAIFVGAAILLAAGIWLVRSQVTVTGVDYMEGMIPHHSIAILTSERAGIEDVRVRKLADEIIKAQRTEIKEMEWLIQDIKKNGVARTQAEANARTIPDFSATPE; the protein is encoded by the coding sequence CATGATCGGCACGTCGATGATCGCGATGTTCTTCTTGATGTACCTGCATTCGTATCAAATTCTGGATCACGCCTGGTTCAGCGAAACTCGGTTCTTCATGACCCTGATCATGGGCGGCGCGATGATGGCGATCATGCTCGGCTTCATGCTTCACATGTACAAAAAACGCCAGGCCAACATCGCCATCTTCGTCGGCGCAGCCATACTTCTAGCCGCCGGAATCTGGCTCGTCCGTAGCCAGGTCACGGTGACTGGCGTGGACTACATGGAGGGGATGATCCCCCACCACTCGATCGCCATCCTCACCAGCGAACGCGCTGGAATCGAAGACGTGCGCGTCCGCAAGCTGGCCGACGAGATCATCAAGGCACAGCGCACTGAAATCAAGGAGATGGAGTGGCTGATCCAAGACATCAAGAAAAACGGAGTCGCTCGTACACAGGCAGAGGCGAATGCACGCACGATCCCGGACTTCTCAGCGACGCCCGAGTGA
- a CDS encoding P-II family nitrogen regulator: MKLIKAFIRKNRVDDVLLGLQEAGAAGATVSHVHGVGYGFRRHLGGLAPNDLSKTEEALKVEVVCRSQQVDDLLETLVRSARTGFAGDGIVFVTNVERVRKIRNGNEGHDAL, encoded by the coding sequence ATGAAATTGATCAAAGCTTTCATCAGGAAAAACAGAGTCGATGACGTATTGCTGGGTCTGCAAGAGGCCGGTGCCGCTGGCGCGACGGTTTCACACGTCCACGGCGTCGGATACGGCTTCAGACGTCACCTCGGCGGGCTTGCCCCCAACGATCTTTCAAAGACCGAAGAAGCTCTAAAGGTCGAAGTCGTCTGTCGATCTCAACAGGTCGATGACCTTTTGGAGACACTAGTGAGGTCCGCTCGTACCGGATTCGCAGGGGATGGCATCGTCTTCGTCACCAACGTGGAGCGGGTTAGGAAGATCCGCAATGGAAACGAAGGTCACGATGCTCTCTAG
- a CDS encoding efflux RND transporter periplasmic adaptor subunit, with protein sequence MKKQMGAFAAVFLTALALGYALRGGSPATDPSHGVATPSQATTPGAESAHASHGGADDLGPRGIRLTPAAEKLAEIQTRVVERKMVGAEVRMVGKLAYDETRLAYISAYVPGRLDRLYIDFTGAPVNKGDHLVYLYSPELLAAQEELIQAIRTAKSLQKSNVTVLRDRVQTTVESSREKLRLWGLTTEQIADIEARGVPQEHLTIYSPMTGIVIHKNAQEGMYVQTGTRIYTIADLSHLWVLLDAYESDLEWLRYAQRVDLEVEAYPGEAFRGRISFIDPVLDPTTRTVKVRVQVENPHGRLKPEMFVRAVVEPQLTAGGKVTSADLVGKWISPMHPEIIRPRPGTCPICGTPLVRAESLGYVDEGAGSDEPPLVIPASAPLLTGKRAVVYVQLPDRPGVYEGREVRLGPRAGGYYLVEEGLHEGERVVVNGNFKLDSALQIRAKPSMMNPEGGGPAPAHAHGGDS encoded by the coding sequence ATGAAGAAACAGATGGGCGCCTTCGCGGCGGTCTTCTTGACCGCGCTCGCTCTCGGTTACGCCCTGCGCGGCGGCTCGCCGGCGACCGATCCGTCGCATGGCGTCGCGACACCGTCCCAGGCGACGACGCCCGGCGCCGAGAGCGCGCATGCATCTCACGGCGGCGCCGATGATCTCGGGCCGCGCGGGATTCGGCTGACGCCGGCCGCCGAGAAGCTCGCCGAAATCCAGACCCGTGTCGTCGAGCGCAAGATGGTCGGCGCCGAGGTCCGCATGGTGGGCAAGCTAGCCTACGACGAAACCCGTCTGGCCTACATCTCGGCCTACGTCCCGGGCAGGCTCGATCGTCTCTACATCGACTTCACCGGCGCACCGGTCAATAAGGGAGACCATCTCGTCTACCTCTACAGTCCGGAGCTGCTGGCCGCCCAAGAAGAGCTGATCCAGGCCATCCGGACAGCCAAGAGCCTCCAAAAAAGCAACGTCACGGTACTTCGCGACCGGGTCCAGACGACCGTCGAGTCGTCTCGGGAAAAGCTTCGTCTCTGGGGCTTGACTACCGAGCAGATCGCCGACATCGAGGCGCGCGGAGTGCCCCAGGAGCATCTCACGATCTACTCGCCGATGACCGGCATCGTGATTCACAAGAACGCTCAGGAGGGCATGTACGTCCAGACCGGCACACGCATCTACACGATCGCCGACCTCTCCCACCTGTGGGTCCTGCTCGACGCCTATGAATCCGACCTCGAGTGGCTGCGCTACGCCCAGAGGGTCGACCTCGAGGTCGAGGCCTATCCGGGCGAGGCGTTTCGCGGACGGATTTCGTTCATCGACCCGGTGCTCGACCCGACCACTCGCACCGTCAAGGTGCGGGTCCAGGTCGAGAACCCGCACGGCCGCCTCAAGCCGGAGATGTTCGTGCGCGCCGTGGTCGAGCCGCAGCTGACCGCCGGCGGCAAGGTGACCAGCGCCGATCTCGTCGGCAAGTGGATCAGCCCGATGCACCCCGAGATCATCCGGCCACGGCCGGGAACCTGCCCGATCTGCGGCACCCCCCTGGTGCGGGCCGAATCGCTCGGCTACGTCGACGAGGGTGCGGGCTCCGACGAGCCGCCGCTAGTGATTCCGGCCTCGGCACCGCTGCTCACCGGCAAGCGGGCGGTGGTCTACGTGCAGCTGCCGGATCGGCCGGGGGTCTACGAGGGACGCGAGGTGAGGCTCGGTCCGCGGGCGGGTGGCTACTACCTCGTCGAGGAAGGGTTGCACGAGGGTGAAAGGGTCGTGGTCAACGGTAACTTCAAGCTCGACAGCGCGCTGCAGATCCGGGCCAAGCCGAGCATGATGAACCCGGAAGGCGGTGGCCCGGCGCCCGCCCACGCCCACGGTGGTGACTCGTGA